One Mycolicibacterium fluoranthenivorans DNA window includes the following coding sequences:
- a CDS encoding carbohydrate ABC transporter permease — protein sequence MTSVDDRASQRRLAYWLISPAVVLMLVVTAYPIAYAVWLSLQRYNLAAPEDTKFVGIDNYVTILTDRYWWTAFVVTLAITVVSVAIEFVLGMALALVMHRTIFGKGVVRTAILVPYGIVTVAASYSWYYAWTPGTGYLANLLPTGTAPLTEQIPSLAVVVLAEVWKTTPFMALLLLAGLALVPQDLLNAAQVDGAGGWKRLTKVTIPLIKPAILVALLFRTLDAFRIFDNIYVLTGGANDTGSVSILGYDNLFKAFNLGLGSAISVLIFLSVAVIAFIYIKIFGAAAPGADEEGAR from the coding sequence ATGACCTCCGTCGATGACCGCGCCTCGCAGCGCCGGCTCGCCTACTGGCTGATCAGCCCGGCCGTCGTCCTGATGCTGGTGGTGACGGCCTATCCGATCGCCTACGCGGTGTGGCTGAGCCTGCAGCGCTACAACCTGGCCGCACCCGAGGACACGAAGTTCGTCGGGATCGACAACTACGTCACCATCCTCACCGACCGGTACTGGTGGACGGCGTTCGTCGTCACGCTGGCGATCACGGTGGTCTCGGTCGCCATCGAGTTCGTGCTCGGCATGGCGCTGGCCCTGGTGATGCACCGGACCATCTTCGGCAAGGGCGTCGTGCGCACCGCGATCCTGGTGCCGTACGGCATCGTGACCGTCGCCGCGTCCTACAGCTGGTACTACGCCTGGACACCGGGCACCGGCTATCTGGCCAACCTGTTGCCCACCGGGACCGCCCCGCTCACCGAGCAGATCCCGTCGTTGGCCGTCGTGGTCCTGGCCGAGGTGTGGAAGACGACGCCGTTCATGGCGCTGCTGCTACTGGCCGGCCTGGCCCTGGTGCCCCAGGATCTGCTCAACGCCGCCCAGGTCGACGGCGCCGGCGGCTGGAAGCGTCTGACGAAGGTGACCATCCCGCTGATCAAACCGGCGATCCTGGTGGCGCTGCTGTTCCGGACCCTGGACGCGTTCCGGATCTTCGACAACATCTACGTGCTGACGGGCGGGGCCAACGACACCGGCTCGGTGTCGATCCTGGGCTACGACAACCTGTTCAAGGCGTTCAACCTCGGGCTCGGGTCGGCGATCAGCGTGCTGATCTTCTTGTCGGTCGCCGTCATCGCGTTCATCTACATCAAGATCTTCGGCGCGGCGGCGCCCGGCGCTGACGAGGAAGGTGCCCGATGA
- a CDS encoding ABC transporter substrate-binding protein encodes MAALTAGSVVSACGAKNDGIVVSYYTPASEMATFTAVAKRCNEQLGGRFTIKQVSLPKAADDQRLQLARRLTGNDKSLDVMALDVVWTAEFAEAGWVLPLSDDPAGQAVADAEGNTLPGPLATSRWQDKLYAAPITTNTQLLWYRADLMNEPPVTWDAMVAEATRLHNEGGPSWIAVQAKQYEGLVVWFNTLLQSAGGQVLSDDGKTVTLTDTPEHRAATVKALSIIKSVATAPGADPSITQTDEGTARLALEQGKAALEVNWPFVLPSMLENATKGGVSFLPLSEDPAMKGAINDVGTFSPTDEQFDIAYDASKKVFGFAPYPAVTPGEQARVTLGGLNLAVGRNTQHKAEAFEAIRCLRSVDNQRYTSVEGGLPAVRTSLYDDPEFQKKYPQYEIIRQQLTNAAVRPATPVYQSVSTRISATLAPITAIDPERTADELARQVQQAIDGKGLIP; translated from the coding sequence ATGGCCGCGCTCACGGCCGGGTCGGTGGTCTCGGCATGTGGCGCCAAGAATGACGGCATCGTCGTCAGCTACTACACCCCGGCAAGCGAGATGGCCACCTTCACCGCGGTCGCCAAACGGTGCAACGAACAACTCGGCGGGCGCTTCACCATCAAGCAGGTGTCCTTGCCCAAAGCCGCCGACGACCAGCGATTGCAGCTGGCACGACGGCTCACCGGGAACGACAAATCGCTCGATGTGATGGCACTCGACGTGGTGTGGACCGCCGAATTCGCCGAAGCCGGTTGGGTGTTGCCGTTGTCGGATGATCCCGCGGGCCAGGCCGTTGCCGATGCGGAGGGCAATACGCTGCCCGGTCCGCTGGCCACGTCGCGTTGGCAGGACAAACTTTACGCCGCCCCGATTACCACGAACACCCAATTACTTTGGTACCGAGCAGATTTGATGAATGAACCACCGGTCACCTGGGACGCCATGGTGGCCGAGGCCACCCGCCTGCACAACGAGGGCGGGCCGAGCTGGATCGCCGTGCAGGCCAAGCAGTACGAAGGTCTGGTGGTGTGGTTCAACACGTTGCTGCAGAGCGCGGGCGGGCAGGTGCTCTCCGACGACGGCAAGACCGTCACGCTCACCGATACCCCCGAACACCGCGCCGCCACGGTGAAGGCGTTGTCCATCATCAAATCGGTTGCCACCGCGCCGGGTGCGGACCCGTCGATCACCCAGACCGATGAGGGCACCGCGCGGCTGGCCCTCGAACAGGGCAAAGCTGCTCTGGAGGTCAACTGGCCGTTCGTGCTGCCGTCCATGCTGGAGAACGCCACCAAGGGCGGGGTGAGCTTCCTGCCGCTGAGTGAGGATCCGGCGATGAAGGGTGCCATCAACGACGTCGGCACCTTCTCGCCGACCGATGAGCAGTTCGACATCGCCTACGACGCCAGTAAGAAGGTGTTCGGTTTCGCGCCCTACCCCGCGGTCACGCCGGGGGAGCAGGCCCGGGTGACCCTCGGCGGCCTCAACCTCGCCGTCGGGCGCAACACACAGCACAAGGCCGAGGCGTTCGAGGCCATCCGCTGCCTGCGCAGCGTGGACAACCAGCGCTACACCTCGGTGGAGGGTGGGTTGCCCGCGGTGCGGACATCGCTGTACGACGATCCCGAGTTCCAGAAGAAGTACCCGCAGTACGAGATCATCCGCCAGCAACTCACCAACGCCGCCGTGCGGCCGGCCACGCCGGTCTACCAGTCGGTGTCGACGCGCATCTCGGCCACGCTTGCGCCGATCACCGCCATCGATCCGGAACGCACCGCCGATGAACTGGCTCGCCAGGTGCAGCAGGCGATCGACGGTAAGGGGCTCATCCCATGA
- a CDS encoding general stress protein, translating to MSGPLQPGRTPGGTPAGRGPAPLPTPPKGWPIGSYPTYAEAQRAVDYLSDQEFPVQQVTIVGVDLMQVERVTGRLTWPKVIGGGVLSGAWLGLFIGLILGFFSPSPWGALVTGLIAGVFFGLITSAIPYAMARGTRDFSSTMQLVAGRYDVLCEPASAEQGRDLLARLTI from the coding sequence ATGAGCGGTCCACTGCAGCCCGGCCGGACGCCCGGTGGCACTCCCGCCGGCCGTGGCCCCGCGCCTTTGCCCACTCCGCCCAAGGGTTGGCCCATCGGGTCCTATCCGACGTACGCCGAAGCCCAGCGCGCCGTGGATTACCTCTCCGATCAAGAGTTCCCGGTACAGCAGGTCACCATCGTCGGTGTCGACCTCATGCAGGTCGAGCGGGTGACGGGCCGGCTGACCTGGCCGAAGGTGATCGGCGGCGGGGTCCTCTCCGGTGCGTGGCTGGGTTTGTTCATCGGCCTGATCCTCGGTTTCTTCAGCCCCAGTCCCTGGGGGGCGCTCGTGACCGGGCTGATCGCCGGTGTGTTCTTCGGCCTCATCACCTCGGCGATTCCGTACGCGATGGCCCGCGGCACAAGGGATTTCAGCTCCACGATGCAACTGGTCGCCGGCCGCTACGACGTGCTGTGCGAGCCCGCCAGTGCCGAGCAGGGCCGGGATCTGCTGGCGCGCTTGACGATCTGA
- a CDS encoding DUF4190 domain-containing protein, giving the protein MTVPGQDEGATASSGASETTPDPGSAAEPQSGAYEAPPLAWAPEPVPPPTAPDYPGYGPPAGYGAPPSYQQPLYPQQGYDAPPTYQPGGYPPPPPGFGAPGYPGAQYGTPPPYGAPPPPPYGAAPGYPPAGYGAPYGAPATETNPLAIGSLVASAIGVLCGIGSIIGIVLGIVALNQIKQTRQGGQGLAIAGIAVGAVSLVLSMIFAVTLF; this is encoded by the coding sequence ATGACAGTACCGGGCCAGGACGAGGGTGCGACAGCATCGTCGGGAGCTTCTGAGACAACGCCGGATCCGGGTTCCGCGGCCGAACCTCAGTCGGGCGCCTATGAGGCGCCGCCGCTCGCGTGGGCCCCCGAGCCCGTCCCGCCGCCGACGGCTCCGGACTACCCGGGCTACGGCCCACCTGCGGGCTACGGCGCGCCGCCCAGCTATCAGCAGCCGCTCTACCCGCAGCAGGGTTATGACGCGCCGCCGACCTATCAGCCCGGCGGGTATCCGCCCCCACCGCCCGGTTTCGGCGCACCCGGCTACCCCGGGGCGCAGTACGGGACCCCACCGCCTTACGGCGCCCCGCCGCCACCGCCCTATGGCGCCGCGCCGGGCTACCCGCCCGCGGGTTACGGCGCACCGTACGGTGCGCCGGCCACCGAGACGAACCCGCTCGCGATCGGCTCGCTGGTCGCCTCGGCGATCGGTGTGCTGTGCGGGATCGGCTCGATCATCGGGATCGTGCTCGGCATCGTGGCACTCAACCAGATCAAACAGACCCGCCAGGGCGGGCAGGGGCTGGCCATCGCGGGTATCGCGGTGGGTGCGGTGTCACTGGTGCTCAGCATGATCTTCGCCGTCACCCTGTTCTGA
- a CDS encoding DUF4190 domain-containing protein: MTTPPPDPYRPPDPFTPVDYPTDPGLPPPVYPGPYPPPGYPQAGPYPYPGPYPGYDPYRQKPTGTNGKAIAALIISLGGLVFCGLPSVAGLILGVVAMRETRRTGQDGWGLALAGAIIGGLATAGLVFYMLLWIGFIASGFSLV, translated from the coding sequence ATGACCACCCCTCCGCCCGATCCCTACCGGCCGCCGGATCCGTTCACCCCGGTGGACTACCCGACCGACCCGGGTCTGCCGCCGCCCGTGTACCCGGGGCCCTACCCACCGCCGGGTTACCCGCAGGCCGGGCCGTACCCGTATCCCGGTCCCTACCCCGGGTACGACCCGTACCGGCAGAAGCCGACGGGCACCAACGGTAAGGCGATCGCGGCGCTGATCATCTCGCTGGGCGGGTTGGTGTTCTGCGGACTGCCCTCGGTGGCCGGGCTCATCCTCGGTGTGGTCGCCATGCGCGAGACGCGCCGCACCGGCCAGGACGGCTGGGGCTTGGCGCTGGCCGGTGCCATCATCGGCGGCCTGGCCACCGCCGGGCTGGTGTTCTACATGCTGCTGTGGATCGGGTTCATCGCCAGCGGCTTCTCGCTGGTCTAA
- a CDS encoding HpcH/HpaI aldolase/citrate lyase family protein: MDNLYRPRRTCLSVPGSSDKMIQKAKSLGADLVFLDLEDAVAADAKAAARTRVAAALAEPGWSGQLRGVRVNDWTTPWTHADVIEVVTEVARAGSVLDIVVLPKVTDASHVRALDLLLTQLELTHGLPVGRIGIEAQIENAAGLTHVNEIAAAPRVQALVLGPADMMASLNMRTLVVGEQPEGYDVGDAHHHVLMTILVAARTHGINAIDGPYLKVRDTEAFRRIAGRVAALGYDGKWVLHPDQIAAGNEVFSPRQDDYDHAELILEAYDWHTSQAGGARGAVMLGDEMIDEASRKMALVIAGKGRAAGMARAGAPFQPPN, translated from the coding sequence GTGGACAACCTCTATCGCCCCCGCCGAACGTGCCTCTCGGTTCCGGGTAGTAGCGACAAGATGATTCAGAAGGCCAAGTCTCTGGGCGCCGACCTGGTATTCCTCGACCTCGAGGATGCGGTGGCCGCCGACGCCAAGGCCGCCGCCCGAACCCGGGTCGCGGCCGCGCTGGCCGAGCCGGGCTGGTCCGGGCAGTTGCGGGGTGTGCGGGTCAACGACTGGACCACGCCCTGGACCCACGCCGACGTCATCGAGGTGGTCACCGAAGTGGCACGAGCGGGTTCGGTTCTCGACATCGTGGTGCTGCCCAAGGTGACCGACGCCTCGCACGTGCGCGCACTGGATCTGTTGCTGACCCAACTGGAACTGACCCACGGACTTCCCGTGGGCCGCATCGGCATCGAGGCCCAGATCGAGAACGCGGCCGGGTTGACCCATGTGAACGAGATCGCCGCCGCGCCGCGGGTACAGGCCCTCGTACTCGGTCCGGCGGACATGATGGCCAGCCTCAACATGCGCACCCTCGTGGTGGGGGAGCAGCCCGAGGGCTATGACGTGGGCGACGCCCACCACCACGTGCTGATGACGATCCTGGTCGCGGCCCGTACCCACGGCATCAACGCCATCGACGGGCCGTATCTGAAGGTGCGCGACACCGAGGCGTTCCGCCGGATCGCCGGGCGCGTCGCTGCCCTCGGCTACGACGGCAAGTGGGTGTTGCACCCGGATCAGATCGCGGCGGGCAATGAGGTGTTCAGCCCCCGGCAGGACGATTACGACCACGCGGAGCTGATCCTGGAAGCCTACGACTGGCACACCTCGCAGGCGGGCGGCGCACGGGGCGCGGTGATGCTCGGTGACGAGATGATCGACGAGGCCAGTCGCAAGATGGCGCTGGTGATCGCGGGCAAGGGCCGGGCGGCGGGGATGGCGCGGGCAGGAGCCCCGTTCCAGCCGCCGAATTAG
- a CDS encoding magnesium transporter MgtE N-terminal domain-containing protein produces the protein MAAVNRVYTARLAGMVVLGPDGESIGRVRDVVVSISVVRQQPRVLGLVVELLTRRRIFVPILRVTAIEPNAVTLSTGNVSLRRFAQRPGEVLVLGQVLDTRVRVNDPELEMLSGTDVVVVDLGIEQVRSRDWMVTKVAVRQHRRLGRRTAMHIVDWQNVTGLTPAALNLPGQGVAQLLAQFEGQRPIEVADAIRDLPPKRRYEVVAALGDERLADILQELPESEQAELLDQMDTERAADVLEEMDPDDAADLLGELDATRAEILLARMDPEDSEPVRRLLKHSPDTAGGLMTSDPVVLAPDTTVAEALARIRDPDLTPALASLAFVVRPPTATPTGRYLGCVHLQRLLREPPATLVSGIVDKDLPSLTPETSLNAVTRYFAAYNLVCGPVVDEESHLLGAVSVDDVLDHLLPHDWRVRSEEPELGAAT, from the coding sequence ATGGCGGCGGTCAACCGGGTCTATACGGCCCGACTTGCGGGGATGGTGGTGCTCGGCCCGGACGGCGAGTCCATTGGCCGCGTCCGCGATGTGGTGGTGAGCATCAGCGTCGTGCGCCAACAACCCCGAGTCCTCGGACTGGTCGTCGAATTGCTCACGCGCAGAAGAATTTTCGTCCCTATCCTGAGGGTGACGGCGATCGAGCCGAATGCGGTGACACTCAGTACCGGCAACGTCTCGCTCCGCCGGTTCGCGCAGCGTCCCGGCGAGGTTCTGGTCCTGGGCCAGGTGCTCGACACCCGGGTCCGGGTCAACGATCCGGAGCTCGAAATGCTCAGCGGCACCGACGTCGTCGTGGTCGACCTCGGTATCGAGCAGGTGCGCTCCCGGGACTGGATGGTGACCAAGGTCGCAGTACGCCAGCACCGCAGACTCGGCCGCCGCACCGCCATGCACATCGTCGATTGGCAGAACGTCACCGGCCTCACCCCGGCGGCACTGAACCTGCCCGGCCAGGGCGTGGCGCAGCTGCTGGCGCAGTTCGAGGGCCAGCGGCCCATCGAGGTGGCCGACGCCATCCGCGACCTGCCCCCCAAACGCCGCTACGAGGTGGTCGCCGCCCTGGGCGACGAGCGACTGGCCGACATCCTGCAGGAGCTGCCCGAGAGCGAGCAGGCCGAGCTGCTGGACCAGATGGACACCGAGCGCGCCGCCGACGTGCTCGAAGAGATGGACCCCGACGACGCCGCCGACCTGCTCGGCGAGCTGGACGCCACCCGCGCCGAGATCCTGCTGGCCCGGATGGACCCGGAGGATTCCGAGCCCGTGCGCCGGCTGCTCAAGCACTCCCCCGACACCGCCGGCGGTCTGATGACCTCCGATCCGGTCGTGCTGGCCCCGGACACCACCGTGGCCGAGGCGCTGGCCCGGATCCGCGATCCCGACCTGACCCCCGCACTGGCCTCCCTGGCTTTCGTCGTGCGCCCACCGACCGCCACCCCGACCGGCCGCTACCTGGGCTGTGTGCACCTGCAGCGGCTGCTGCGCGAGCCGCCGGCCACGCTGGTCAGCGGCATCGTCGACAAAGATCTGCCCAGCTTGACCCCGGAGACGTCGCTGAACGCCGTGACGCGGTACTTCGCCGCCTACAACCTGGTGTGCGGGCCCGTGGTGGACGAGGAGAGCCACCTGCTGGGCGCGGTGTCGGTCGACGACGTGCTCGACCACCTGCTGCCGCACGACTGGCGCGTGCGCTCCGAAGAGCCGGAGCTGGGGGCCGCGACATGA
- a CDS encoding DUF1003 domain-containing protein: MSDPSTRQRIDTPRISRWRLTPQFDVEAAGRFGESFARFLGTGRYLAIQTVFVIVWIALNLFAVKLQWDPYPFILLNLAFSTQAAYAAPLILLAQNRQENRDRVALEEDRRRAEQTKADTEFLARELAALRLAVGEVATRDYLRHELEDLRDMLIELVPPKGKKKSKQAPPPVDAETTEPAEIVADSNS; this comes from the coding sequence ATGAGCGACCCGTCGACCCGTCAGCGCATCGACACCCCGCGGATATCGCGGTGGCGACTGACGCCACAGTTCGACGTCGAGGCGGCGGGGCGGTTCGGCGAATCGTTCGCCCGGTTCCTGGGCACCGGCCGCTACCTGGCCATCCAGACCGTCTTCGTCATCGTATGGATCGCGCTGAACCTCTTCGCCGTCAAGCTGCAGTGGGACCCGTACCCGTTCATCCTGCTCAACCTGGCGTTCTCCACCCAGGCCGCCTACGCCGCCCCGCTGATCCTGCTCGCCCAGAACCGACAGGAAAACCGGGACCGGGTGGCCCTGGAAGAGGACCGCCGCCGCGCCGAGCAGACCAAGGCCGACACCGAGTTCCTGGCCCGTGAGCTGGCCGCACTGCGTCTGGCGGTCGGCGAGGTGGCCACCCGCGACTATCTGCGCCACGAGCTGGAAGACCTGCGCGACATGCTCATCGAACTGGTGCCGCCCAAGGGCAAGAAGAAGAGCAAACAGGCCCCACCCCCGGTCGACGCCGAGACCACCGAGCCCGCCGAGATCGTTGCCGACAGCAATAGCTGA
- a CDS encoding lytic transglycosylase domain-containing protein, with protein sequence MFKGGGAALEAARRRAGRAVGKPVFGIAVLTPVVLAMSVGASAPSVKPVRDTTVTTLAAVGPVAPDDSGASIVAAYKTPRPFRIGGAALSAPPPAVVISSPGSLRIPAIVLNAYRNAERMMAAAEPGCGMSWNILAGIGRIESMHANGGSTDINGTAVRPIYGPALDGTLPGNEIIVQSRSNDRVTFARAMGPMQFLPGTWARYAVDGNGDGKADVQNVFDATLAAARYLCGGGLNMRDPNQAMTAILRYNNSVAYAQNVLGWARAYATGVVPVNLPPITGPVPPLGDAHLDSNPEGIGPGLPLNAISLPAGDPLALTPIFDVGRTDVASQLPTAPGPGQAVAPQQNCAVFCIGQNLPEPEPAAPPAGLDPAAPPPVFNPFAPPPAPPAPVFNPFAPPPAPPAAPVPLGPAPGPAN encoded by the coding sequence GTGTTCAAAGGGGGAGGCGCCGCCCTTGAGGCAGCGCGGCGCCGAGCAGGCAGAGCCGTCGGCAAGCCCGTATTCGGTATCGCGGTGCTCACGCCTGTCGTCCTGGCCATGAGCGTGGGAGCCTCGGCCCCCTCGGTGAAACCGGTACGCGACACCACGGTCACCACGCTGGCAGCCGTCGGCCCCGTCGCACCCGACGATTCCGGGGCGTCCATCGTGGCGGCCTACAAGACACCCCGGCCGTTCCGCATCGGCGGCGCGGCGCTGTCCGCTCCCCCACCCGCCGTCGTCATCAGTTCGCCCGGCAGCCTCCGCATCCCGGCGATCGTGCTGAACGCCTACCGCAACGCCGAACGCATGATGGCCGCCGCGGAACCGGGCTGCGGGATGAGCTGGAACATCCTGGCCGGTATCGGACGTATCGAGTCGATGCACGCCAACGGCGGCTCCACCGATATCAACGGCACCGCGGTGCGGCCGATCTACGGCCCCGCACTGGACGGCACGCTGCCCGGCAACGAGATCATCGTGCAGAGCCGCAGCAACGACCGGGTCACCTTCGCGCGCGCCATGGGACCGATGCAGTTCCTGCCCGGCACGTGGGCGCGCTACGCCGTCGACGGCAACGGCGACGGAAAAGCCGACGTGCAGAACGTGTTCGACGCGACCCTGGCCGCGGCACGCTACCTGTGTGGTGGCGGGTTGAACATGCGCGATCCGAACCAGGCCATGACGGCGATCCTGCGCTACAACAATTCCGTCGCCTACGCCCAGAACGTGCTCGGGTGGGCGCGCGCCTACGCCACCGGTGTGGTGCCGGTGAACCTGCCCCCCATCACCGGACCGGTGCCGCCGCTGGGCGATGCCCACCTGGACAGCAATCCGGAGGGCATCGGGCCCGGCCTGCCCCTGAACGCCATCAGCTTGCCCGCGGGCGATCCGTTGGCCCTGACGCCGATCTTCGATGTGGGTCGCACCGACGTCGCCAGCCAGTTGCCGACCGCGCCCGGACCTGGACAGGCGGTGGCACCGCAACAGAACTGCGCGGTGTTCTGCATCGGCCAGAACCTGCCGGAACCCGAACCCGCAGCGCCGCCGGCCGGGCTCGATCCGGCCGCTCCGCCACCGGTGTTCAACCCGTTCGCGCCGCCGCCTGCGCCTCCCGCGCCGGTGTTCAACCCCTTCGCGCCGCCGCCCGCACCCCCGGCCGCACCCGTTCCGCTGGGTCCGGCTCCCGGGCCTGCCAACTGA
- a CDS encoding Mrp/NBP35 family ATP-binding protein, whose product MSATNNDLSAAVRAALGKVVDPELRRPITEVGMVKNVTIDDAAGVHVEVYLTTSACPKKTEIIDRVTAAVTDVPGTGAVKVTLDVMDDEQRAELRKLLRGDSREPVIPFAQPNSLTRVYAVASGKGGVGKSSVTVNLAAALAARGLSVGLLDADIYGHSVPRMMGVVDRPTQVDSMILPPIAHEVKVISIAMFTQGNTPVVWRGPMLHRALQQFLADVYWGDLDVLLLDLPPGTGDIAISVSQLIPGAEILVVTTPQSAAAEVAERAGAIALQTRQRIVGVVENMAGLTLPDGTVMQIFGEGGGRQVADSLTRSVGADVPLLGQIPLDPALVAAGDSGVPLVLTAPDSAAGKELRKVADALGARKRGLAGMSLGLDPAGR is encoded by the coding sequence ATGTCTGCGACGAACAACGATCTGTCAGCCGCGGTTCGCGCCGCGCTGGGCAAGGTCGTCGACCCCGAACTGCGCCGTCCGATCACCGAGGTCGGCATGGTCAAGAACGTCACCATCGATGATGCTGCCGGTGTGCACGTCGAGGTGTACCTGACCACGTCTGCCTGCCCGAAGAAGACCGAGATCATCGACCGCGTCACCGCGGCGGTGACCGATGTGCCGGGCACGGGTGCGGTCAAGGTCACCCTCGATGTGATGGACGACGAGCAGCGCGCAGAACTGCGCAAGCTGCTGCGCGGCGACTCCCGCGAACCGGTCATCCCGTTCGCCCAGCCCAACTCGCTGACCCGGGTGTACGCCGTCGCGTCCGGCAAGGGTGGCGTCGGCAAGTCCAGCGTGACGGTCAACCTGGCCGCCGCACTGGCCGCGCGCGGGCTCTCGGTGGGCCTGCTGGACGCCGATATCTACGGCCATTCGGTGCCCCGCATGATGGGCGTCGTGGACCGGCCCACACAGGTCGATTCGATGATCCTGCCGCCGATCGCCCACGAGGTGAAGGTCATCTCGATCGCCATGTTCACCCAGGGCAACACCCCGGTGGTGTGGCGCGGACCGATGCTGCACCGCGCGCTGCAGCAGTTCCTGGCCGACGTGTACTGGGGCGACCTGGACGTGCTGCTGCTGGATCTGCCGCCCGGCACCGGCGATATCGCGATCTCGGTGTCTCAGCTGATCCCCGGCGCCGAGATCCTGGTGGTCACCACGCCCCAGTCGGCGGCCGCCGAGGTCGCCGAACGGGCCGGTGCGATCGCCCTGCAGACGCGGCAGCGGATCGTGGGCGTCGTGGAGAACATGGCCGGGCTGACCCTGCCCGACGGAACGGTCATGCAGATCTTCGGTGAGGGCGGTGGCCGACAGGTGGCCGACTCACTGACGCGTTCGGTGGGGGCCGATGTGCCGCTGCTGGGCCAGATACCGCTCGACCCGGCGCTGGTGGCCGCGGGCGACAGTGGCGTGCCGCTGGTGCTCACGGCCCCGGATTCGGCGGCCGGTAAGGAATTGCGCAAGGTCGCCGACGCCCTGGGGGCACGCAAGCGCGGGCTCGCCGGCATGTCGTTGGGGCTGGACCCCGCCGGGCGGTAA
- the tatB gene encoding Sec-independent protein translocase protein TatB has translation MFANVGWGEMLILVIAGLVILGPERLPGAIRWTAGTLKQAREYLSGATSQLREDLGPEFDDLREPLSELQKLRGMTPRAALTKHLLDGDDSFLTGNFDKPTKPVSPDGPTPVESPEQPPAEPGVTRFDSDAT, from the coding sequence ATGTTCGCGAACGTCGGCTGGGGCGAGATGCTGATCCTGGTGATCGCCGGACTGGTGATCCTGGGTCCCGAACGGCTGCCCGGTGCCATCCGATGGACCGCGGGCACGCTCAAACAGGCCCGTGAATACCTCAGCGGGGCGACCAGCCAACTCCGCGAGGACCTGGGGCCGGAGTTCGACGATCTGCGCGAACCGCTCTCCGAACTGCAGAAGCTGCGCGGGATGACGCCGCGTGCGGCGCTGACCAAGCACCTGCTCGACGGCGATGACTCGTTCCTGACGGGCAATTTCGACAAGCCCACCAAGCCGGTGTCACCCGACGGGCCCACGCCCGTGGAAAGTCCCGAGCAGCCCCCGGCCGAACCGGGCGTCACCAGGTTCGACAGCGACGCCACTTAG